The DNA segment ATCCCCGTAGTAGTGCCGGCTGTACACCACGGTGCTGAGGAGGTCGGTGTCCAGGATCAAGAGACGATTCGCCCGCGGGACCGCCTCCTCCTCGGCCGCGATCACCGCGCGCGCAATCGCCTCCACGTCCGCGTAGACGAGGGGCGCGCCCTTCCTGTCCAAGTAGACCCGGCTCTGCTCGGGCACCCAGACCGTCCGATAGTGCTCCGCGAGCTCGGAGGCGAGGGTGGTCTTGCCCGTGCACTCCGAGCCTGTGAGCACGACACGGAGCAAGGCCTCG comes from the Vicinamibacteria bacterium genome and includes:
- a CDS encoding ATP-binding protein; translated protein: EALLRVVLTGSECTGKTTLASELAEHYRTVWVPEQSRVYLDRKGAPLVYADVEAIARAVIAAEEEAVPRANRLLILDTDLLSTVVYSRHYYGDCPPWVEAAARERRAHLYLLQHPDVPWVADGLFRDIPDRREEMHALFRKALEAGGARYLDIRGGWEERRARARRAIDALRAAPL